Proteins from a single region of Verrucosispora sp. NA02020:
- a CDS encoding glycosyltransferase, which translates to MNDRILVRGPEQRRPATTRVRPVRPLLVGAYAFPYGDATSNRLRQLARSAAPEGERTLVVNDWPCEVPFPGPFGDVAGIDLITLRVRGGNRLTRMAARLARPVRVLRALRREGVDRDDVGVVLLPMAMMTLGNWAVLRLVLRAPVVVDASERHDRHQFAHGWLTPYFVRHRWSTFLTTRLVRRATAVTGALADHLGAYGLDVLVVPPQVDCAEFAPPRTPSLADGLRLLYAGTPGRKDMLDVIVRGISRLAPADQRRVSLTIAGITREQAATGSDLDPALLDRVAAEVTFLGRVPRDTVLTLLGGAHFSMLVRPTGGYAAHGFPSKVPESLAAGCPVLLNHTSDLAAYVRDGVEGLVLDGNGPDDVRRGIERALRLRDEDWTAMSRAALSRARESFDHRAWQSRVTAFLTAEGRR; encoded by the coding sequence ATGAACGACAGGATCCTGGTACGCGGCCCGGAGCAACGCCGTCCGGCGACCACCCGGGTACGCCCGGTCCGGCCACTGCTCGTCGGCGCGTACGCCTTCCCGTACGGCGACGCCACCTCCAACCGCCTGCGGCAGCTCGCCCGCAGCGCCGCGCCGGAGGGGGAGCGGACCCTGGTGGTGAACGACTGGCCCTGCGAGGTCCCCTTCCCCGGCCCCTTCGGCGACGTCGCCGGCATCGACCTGATCACGCTGCGGGTCCGGGGCGGCAACCGGCTCACCCGGATGGCGGCCCGCCTCGCCCGACCGGTACGCGTGCTGCGTGCCCTGCGTCGCGAGGGTGTCGACCGCGACGACGTCGGCGTGGTGCTGCTGCCGATGGCGATGATGACGCTCGGCAACTGGGCGGTGCTGCGGCTCGTGCTGCGCGCACCGGTGGTGGTGGACGCCAGCGAACGCCACGACCGGCACCAGTTCGCGCACGGCTGGCTCACCCCGTACTTCGTGCGGCACCGCTGGTCCACCTTCCTGACCACCCGGCTGGTGCGCCGGGCCACGGCGGTGACCGGTGCACTCGCCGACCACCTCGGCGCGTACGGCCTCGACGTGCTCGTGGTGCCGCCGCAGGTGGACTGTGCCGAGTTCGCGCCACCCCGGACACCGTCGCTGGCCGACGGGCTACGGCTGCTCTACGCCGGCACCCCGGGTCGCAAGGACATGCTCGACGTGATCGTGCGCGGCATCAGCCGGCTCGCCCCGGCGGACCAGCGGCGGGTGAGTCTGACCATCGCGGGCATCACCCGCGAGCAGGCCGCCACCGGGTCGGACCTGGACCCGGCGCTGCTGGACCGGGTCGCCGCCGAGGTGACCTTCCTCGGCCGGGTGCCCCGCGACACCGTGTTGACGCTGCTCGGCGGCGCGCACTTCTCGATGCTGGTCCGGCCCACCGGCGGGTACGCCGCGCACGGCTTCCCGTCGAAGGTGCCGGAGAGCCTCGCCGCCGGGTGCCCGGTGCTGCTCAACCACACCAGCGACCTGGCCGCGTACGTGCGGGACGGCGTCGAGGGTCTGGTGCTCGACGGGAACGGTCCGGACGACGTGCGTCGCGGGATCGAGCGGGCGCTTCGCCTGCGGGACGAGGACTGGACGGCGATGAGCCGGGCCGCGCTGTCCCGGGCCCGTGAGTCGTTCGACCACCGGGCCTGGCAGTCCCGGGTCACCGCGTTCCTGACCGCCGAGGGCCGTCGCTGA
- a CDS encoding NAD-dependent epimerase/dehydratase family protein: protein MRILVTGGAGFIGSNLARAALADPAVKEVTVLDDLSVGLPGNLDGLGVDLVEGSILDPVALDTAMAGRDAVVHLAALPSVPRSLRDPVASHHANATGTLMVLEAARRHHVGHVVVASSSSVYGTNPALPKAELTWTRPMSPYAASKLSAEAYALAYQASYGLSTLAFRFFNVFGPGQRHDHAYAAVIPRFVYAALHGEPVVVHGDGTQSRDFTYVGTVCQVILDALRRRVQHPHPVNLAFGARATLLEVVDELEGLLGRPIAREYAAPRAGDVPHSLADDARLRDLFPDVIPVDRLDGLRATVEWMSGRRDVASAGTR, encoded by the coding sequence ATGCGCATTCTGGTCACCGGCGGGGCCGGTTTCATCGGATCCAATCTGGCCCGCGCCGCGTTGGCGGATCCCGCCGTCAAAGAGGTGACCGTCCTCGACGACCTCTCCGTCGGGCTCCCCGGCAACCTGGACGGACTCGGCGTCGACCTGGTCGAGGGCTCCATCCTGGACCCGGTCGCCCTGGACACGGCGATGGCGGGCCGGGACGCGGTGGTCCACCTGGCCGCCCTGCCGAGCGTGCCCCGCTCCCTGCGGGACCCGGTGGCCTCCCACCACGCGAACGCGACCGGCACGCTGATGGTGCTGGAGGCGGCCCGCCGACACCACGTCGGACACGTCGTCGTCGCCTCCTCGTCGTCGGTGTACGGCACGAATCCCGCGCTGCCCAAGGCGGAGCTGACCTGGACCCGCCCGATGAGCCCCTACGCGGCGAGCAAGCTCTCCGCCGAGGCGTACGCGTTGGCGTACCAGGCGTCGTACGGCCTGTCCACGCTGGCCTTCCGGTTCTTCAACGTGTTCGGGCCCGGGCAGCGGCACGACCACGCGTACGCGGCGGTGATCCCGCGCTTCGTGTACGCCGCCCTGCACGGCGAGCCGGTCGTGGTGCACGGCGACGGCACCCAGTCCCGCGACTTCACCTACGTCGGCACGGTCTGCCAGGTCATCCTGGACGCGCTGCGCCGTCGGGTGCAGCACCCGCACCCGGTCAACCTCGCCTTCGGGGCGCGAGCCACCCTGCTGGAGGTCGTCGACGAGCTGGAGGGCCTGCTCGGGCGGCCGATCGCCCGCGAGTACGCCGCACCGCGCGCCGGCGACGTGCCGCACTCCCTGGCCGACGACGCCCGCCTGCGGGACCTGTTCCCCGACGTGATCCCGGTCGACCGACTCGACGGCCTGCGCGCCACCGTCGAGTGGATGTCCGGGCGGCGCGACGTCGCTTCCGCCGGGACCCGGTGA
- a CDS encoding glycosyltransferase — translation MSSFPDDPTTPGTRRPDRPCRVLRIVGELNFGGTEMRTAELLPRLAAAGVEVHLVTLSDRIGPGPLAETVTRHGGTVTPVALDAHFVPRLVGLLRRWRPDVVHVDCANFSGVPLALARLCGVPVRVAHFRGDDNVRRSLRRRVYRRLCGRLLRHSATDILGVSPSSLTFGYDPRWQHDRRCRVVLNGLDLDRLRAPGRDDLRTLVGAEPGALVCVSVGRASPEKRRWLLPPILAELRSLGVPAHAVLVGPGDGADDDARLRAEAHAAGLADRVHLLGARDDVGHLLRQADVVVHPSCLEGLPGGVLEPVALGVGTVAADLPGVRFIEAHLPGVTVVDTDAPPGVWAEAVRTAAAYTATTTPQTAAARFTDSVFAIDAALAAHLAVYRPQEQPTAQRSRQTAGSER, via the coding sequence GTGTCCAGCTTCCCGGATGACCCGACGACGCCGGGTACGCGCCGACCCGACCGCCCGTGCCGGGTGCTGCGGATCGTCGGTGAACTGAACTTCGGCGGCACGGAGATGCGCACCGCCGAGCTGCTGCCCCGGCTGGCCGCCGCCGGTGTCGAGGTGCACCTGGTGACGCTCAGCGACCGGATCGGCCCCGGTCCGCTGGCCGAGACGGTCACCCGGCACGGCGGCACGGTCACCCCGGTCGCACTGGACGCGCACTTCGTCCCGCGCCTGGTCGGGCTGCTGCGGCGGTGGCGTCCGGACGTGGTGCACGTCGACTGCGCCAACTTCTCCGGCGTACCGCTGGCACTGGCCCGGCTCTGCGGCGTACCCGTCCGGGTGGCGCACTTCCGGGGCGACGACAACGTCCGCCGCAGCCTGCGGCGGCGCGTCTACCGGCGGCTCTGCGGTCGCCTGCTGCGGCACAGCGCCACCGACATCCTCGGCGTCTCGCCCAGTTCGCTCACCTTCGGCTACGACCCGCGGTGGCAGCACGACCGGCGTTGCCGGGTGGTGCTCAACGGCCTCGACCTCGACCGGCTGCGGGCACCCGGCCGCGACGACCTGCGGACGCTGGTCGGTGCCGAACCGGGCGCCCTCGTCTGCGTCAGCGTCGGGCGTGCCTCGCCGGAGAAGCGGCGCTGGCTGCTGCCGCCGATCCTGGCCGAGCTGCGGTCGCTGGGCGTGCCGGCGCACGCCGTCCTGGTCGGTCCCGGCGACGGCGCGGACGACGACGCACGGCTCCGCGCCGAGGCGCACGCCGCCGGCCTCGCCGACCGGGTGCACCTGCTCGGTGCCCGGGACGACGTGGGTCACCTGCTGCGTCAGGCCGACGTGGTGGTGCACCCCTCCTGCCTGGAAGGGCTGCCCGGGGGAGTGCTGGAACCCGTCGCGCTGGGCGTCGGCACCGTCGCGGCCGACCTGCCCGGGGTGCGGTTCATCGAGGCGCACCTGCCCGGCGTGACGGTCGTCGACACCGACGCGCCGCCGGGAGTCTGGGCCGAGGCGGTGCGGACCGCCGCCGCGTACACCGCGACGACGACACCGCAGACGGCCGCCGCGCGCTTCACCGACAGCGTCTTCGCCATCGACGCCGCACTCGCCGCCCACCTCGCCGTCTATCGACCTCAGGAACAACCGACAGCGCAGCGGAGCCGGCAGACCGCCGGCTCGGAACGGTGA
- a CDS encoding acyltransferase, whose translation MSRRVRTLVQRVRDHLAATRDPEAFARSLGVNLTGRVRFYGISRAMFGSEPWLITIGDNVFITSEVQFVTHDGGTLILRKEHPDLDWTAPIVIGDDVYIGMRSMILAGVTIGNRCVIGAGSIVTRDIPDNTVAAGVPARPLRTTDEYLARLQAKSLGIGHLPVPAKHEAMKRIYGVTTV comes from the coding sequence GTGTCTCGTCGCGTTCGTACGCTGGTCCAGCGGGTGCGGGACCATCTCGCCGCCACCCGTGACCCGGAGGCGTTCGCCCGTTCCCTCGGGGTGAACCTGACCGGCCGGGTCCGGTTCTATGGGATCAGCCGGGCGATGTTCGGCTCGGAGCCCTGGCTGATCACCATCGGCGACAACGTCTTCATCACCTCCGAGGTGCAGTTCGTCACGCACGACGGCGGCACGCTGATCCTCCGCAAGGAGCACCCGGACCTCGACTGGACCGCGCCGATCGTGATCGGCGACGACGTCTACATCGGGATGCGGTCGATGATCCTCGCGGGGGTCACCATCGGCAACCGGTGCGTGATCGGGGCGGGCTCGATCGTCACCCGGGACATCCCGGACAACACCGTGGCCGCCGGGGTGCCGGCGCGACCGCTGCGGACGACCGACGAGTACCTCGCGCGGTTGCAGGCCAAGTCGTTGGGGATCGGCCACCTGCCGGTGCCCGCCAAACACGAGGCGATGAAGCGGATCTACGGGGTGACCACGGTCTGA
- a CDS encoding O-antigen ligase produces the protein MLNRLAQWGVVAGAAALVVVTTLVAVDAPLVAIGLTLLLLLVALVRRVDGWRWLLGLTTALLVCASSDLPALVELSFYPRYAAVAALVVWGLCRPVRAPVRLAPWTGVLVVALWSVAGLATLSTVWSVVPMETFQRGVALVLLAALVHVLVRRRWSARGVMLADLRTVYLVLSVSALVSLGYGVSGGVLTAALSSSQRFQGIYNNPNMLGIVCALAIPLGWAVYQEYRRPVLLLGVLPAGVCLLLSQSRTAIVAVLVGAAWVLLRHGLGPVVRTVTALAATLLVAHLFNLLPVIFSAPWMQRIVLRFTDPEGADLSNGRTEMWQATVDLWWQNRPTLGFGYASRNHLFELASYDEFFGAGVSVVHNSYLQLLLELGLTAVVPLVALLLAAGRGALRAPVRGANSGLVWLVVSGVMVQLTESAIFGTGQPYPYVFWLAVAALLHRPTADPDEKAGVTEGVRTRPGRRAPAGLPG, from the coding sequence CTGGTCCGTCGGGTGGACGGCTGGCGGTGGTTGCTGGGTCTGACCACGGCGCTGCTGGTCTGCGCCTCGTCGGACCTCCCGGCCCTGGTCGAGCTGAGCTTCTATCCGCGCTACGCCGCGGTCGCCGCCCTGGTGGTGTGGGGGCTGTGCCGGCCGGTCCGGGCCCCGGTCCGGCTCGCGCCGTGGACCGGCGTCCTCGTCGTCGCGCTCTGGTCGGTCGCCGGGCTCGCCACGCTCAGCACCGTCTGGTCGGTGGTCCCGATGGAGACCTTCCAGCGTGGTGTGGCCCTGGTGCTGCTTGCCGCCCTGGTGCACGTACTGGTGCGCAGGCGGTGGTCCGCGCGCGGGGTGATGCTGGCCGACCTGCGGACGGTCTACCTGGTCCTCAGCGTCTCCGCCCTGGTCAGCCTCGGGTACGGGGTCAGCGGCGGCGTGCTGACCGCCGCGCTGTCCAGCAGCCAGCGGTTCCAGGGCATCTACAACAACCCGAACATGCTCGGGATCGTGTGCGCCCTGGCCATCCCGCTGGGCTGGGCGGTGTACCAGGAGTACCGCCGACCCGTCCTGCTGCTCGGCGTCCTGCCGGCCGGCGTCTGCCTGCTGCTGTCGCAGTCGCGGACCGCGATCGTCGCCGTGCTCGTCGGCGCCGCCTGGGTCCTGCTGCGGCACGGGCTCGGGCCGGTGGTCCGCACCGTCACGGCGCTGGCCGCGACACTGCTGGTGGCGCACCTGTTCAACCTGCTGCCGGTGATCTTCTCGGCGCCGTGGATGCAGCGGATCGTGCTGCGCTTCACCGATCCCGAGGGCGCCGACCTGTCCAACGGCCGCACCGAGATGTGGCAGGCCACCGTCGACCTGTGGTGGCAGAACCGGCCCACGCTGGGCTTCGGGTACGCGTCCCGCAACCACCTGTTCGAACTCGCCAGTTACGACGAGTTCTTCGGGGCGGGCGTCAGCGTGGTGCACAACAGCTACCTGCAACTGCTGCTGGAGCTGGGGCTCACCGCCGTCGTCCCGCTGGTGGCACTGCTGCTGGCCGCCGGGCGCGGCGCGCTGCGCGCACCGGTGCGCGGGGCCAACTCGGGCCTGGTCTGGCTCGTGGTCAGCGGGGTGATGGTGCAGTTGACCGAGTCGGCCATCTTCGGCACCGGGCAGCCGTACCCGTACGTGTTCTGGCTCGCCGTGGCCGCCCTGCTGCACCGGCCCACCGCCGACCCGGACGAGAAGGCCGGTGTCACCGAGGGCGTACGCACCCGGCCCGGCCGGCGGGCACCGGCCGGGCTGCCCGGCTGA
- a CDS encoding lipopolysaccharide biosynthesis protein, with protein MNRAASRTGPGRSTAPSVPVDPATTPPAVDTPPAVETLAAAGDRDRRVTVGIATAMAAKGIGLAAPLVVTPACFGYLGDQRYGLWMAVTALTGMAWFADLGLGNGLLTRLSHHVHDVRAQAREISSAFATLGAVAVVLVVALVVVVPTVGWAGLFGVTDARVAADATTMVLLCFGAFAVNIPLSLIQRIQYARGQVVQSNVWQSAGALVAMGAVLGAIAAGWSPLVVIGCAVLAVPLTNLLNTVAYFWFQEPALRPGPALVDRATAVGLLRLGLQFFALTTMSSIALNMDSPLVAYLLGPVVAAHYAVVGKLFGVLSIFVGLVGMTIWPVNGTALARGEVAWVRRNTRRMVLLYGVVVGVVGGALVGVGPRLVELWVSDIDRASVSVALLAGLAAWSFLVAVTSPLIMVQNSVGLLRPQFVGWATFLVLAAGLKVWGLRQFGLVGLPVAACLAYVLTMWPAVFVGYRRALAGDRPRRPARRAKEPAGVQLPG; from the coding sequence GTGAACCGGGCGGCGAGCCGGACCGGACCGGGGCGGTCGACCGCCCCGAGCGTCCCGGTCGACCCCGCCACGACGCCGCCCGCCGTCGACACACCGCCCGCCGTCGAGACTCTGGCGGCGGCGGGTGACCGGGACCGCCGCGTCACGGTCGGCATCGCCACCGCGATGGCGGCGAAGGGGATCGGCCTGGCCGCGCCGCTCGTCGTCACCCCGGCCTGCTTCGGCTACCTCGGCGACCAGCGGTACGGCCTCTGGATGGCGGTCACCGCGCTGACCGGCATGGCCTGGTTCGCCGACCTGGGGCTGGGCAACGGTCTGCTGACCCGGCTGAGCCACCACGTCCACGACGTCCGGGCGCAGGCGCGGGAGATCTCCAGTGCCTTCGCCACCCTCGGCGCGGTCGCCGTGGTGCTGGTCGTCGCGCTGGTGGTGGTCGTACCCACGGTGGGATGGGCCGGGCTCTTCGGCGTGACCGACGCCCGGGTCGCCGCGGACGCCACCACGATGGTGCTGCTCTGCTTCGGGGCCTTCGCCGTCAACATCCCGCTCTCGCTGATCCAGCGGATCCAGTACGCCCGGGGCCAGGTGGTGCAGAGCAACGTCTGGCAGTCGGCCGGTGCGCTGGTGGCGATGGGCGCGGTGCTCGGCGCCATCGCCGCCGGATGGAGTCCGCTGGTGGTGATCGGCTGCGCGGTGCTGGCCGTCCCGCTGACCAACCTGCTCAACACGGTGGCCTACTTCTGGTTCCAGGAGCCCGCGCTGCGGCCCGGTCCGGCCCTGGTGGACCGGGCCACCGCCGTCGGCCTGCTCCGGCTCGGCCTCCAGTTCTTCGCGCTCACCACGATGTCGTCGATCGCGCTCAACATGGACAGCCCGCTCGTCGCGTACCTGCTCGGGCCCGTGGTGGCGGCCCACTACGCGGTGGTCGGGAAGCTCTTCGGCGTACTGTCGATCTTCGTCGGGCTGGTCGGTATGACGATCTGGCCGGTCAACGGCACCGCCCTGGCCCGGGGCGAGGTCGCCTGGGTACGCCGCAACACCCGGCGCATGGTGCTCCTCTACGGCGTCGTCGTCGGTGTCGTCGGCGGTGCGCTGGTCGGCGTCGGCCCCCGGCTGGTCGAGCTGTGGGTGAGCGACATCGACCGCGCCTCGGTGTCGGTCGCGCTCCTGGCCGGGCTGGCCGCCTGGTCCTTCCTGGTCGCCGTCACCTCCCCGTTGATCATGGTGCAGAACAGCGTCGGCCTGCTCCGGCCGCAGTTCGTCGGCTGGGCGACGTTCCTGGTGCTGGCGGCCGGGCTCAAGGTCTGGGGACTGCGGCAGTTCGGGCTCGTCGGCCTGCCGGTCGCAGCCTGCCTCGCGTACGTGCTGACCATGTGGCCGGCGGTGTTCGTGGGCTACCGGCGGGCGCTCGCCGGAGACCGGCCCCGTCGACCGGCCCGACGAGCGAAGGAGCCCGCAGGTGTCCAGCTTCCCGGATGA
- a CDS encoding glycosyltransferase family 4 protein, translated as MTKLVRTRPPDVAGMPRSASRSAVEAAGYRVVATAGVFEPGFRGGGPIRSLRYILDTLPEGIDVTLVTRDRDLRSPVSYPGLSGRLLHRDARAAVFYLDPFALRHWARLLRHVRSRPVDLLYLNSLWSAFSVVSILAVASGVLRAGAILLAPRGELAPAALDIRSRKKRLFLSVWAPLLRRLDVRWQACSRREEEQIRAAVPWAQVMVNGNECAVPEDPAPPAEPREGPLRLVFVGRISPMKNLVTALEAVAGTTRPIEFDIFGPVEDEEYWARCRGIVESMPGHVRVAYRGELPAAQVLDTFGRYDAFLFPTLGENYGHVIVESLAAGCPVICSDETPFSALIAEAGGAVVRPATPAAFSAVLDRLAARPVAARAEAKRLAARKYRLWRRQNRELHVLEHARRFCR; from the coding sequence CGGCATGCCCCGGTCGGCGTCGCGGTCCGCCGTCGAGGCGGCGGGCTACCGGGTCGTCGCGACCGCCGGTGTGTTCGAGCCCGGTTTCCGGGGCGGCGGGCCGATCCGCTCCCTGCGGTACATCCTGGACACCCTGCCGGAGGGGATCGACGTCACCCTGGTCACCCGGGACCGCGACCTGCGCTCACCGGTGTCCTACCCGGGGCTGTCCGGGCGGCTGCTGCACCGCGACGCCCGCGCCGCCGTGTTCTACCTCGACCCGTTCGCCCTCCGGCACTGGGCCCGGCTGCTGCGGCACGTCCGCTCCCGGCCGGTCGACCTGCTCTATCTCAACAGCCTCTGGTCGGCGTTCTCGGTGGTGTCGATCCTCGCGGTCGCCTCGGGCGTGCTGCGCGCCGGGGCGATCCTGCTCGCGCCGCGCGGTGAACTGGCGCCGGCCGCCCTCGACATCAGGTCGCGCAAGAAGCGACTCTTCCTGTCGGTGTGGGCGCCGCTGCTGCGTCGGCTCGACGTGCGCTGGCAGGCGTGCAGCCGGCGGGAGGAGGAGCAGATCCGGGCGGCCGTGCCGTGGGCCCAGGTGATGGTCAACGGCAACGAGTGCGCCGTGCCGGAGGATCCCGCCCCACCCGCCGAGCCGCGCGAGGGGCCGCTGCGACTGGTCTTCGTCGGCCGGATCTCGCCGATGAAGAACCTGGTCACCGCGCTGGAGGCGGTGGCCGGTACGACCCGGCCGATCGAGTTCGACATCTTCGGGCCGGTGGAGGACGAAGAGTACTGGGCACGGTGTCGCGGGATCGTCGAGTCGATGCCCGGACACGTCCGGGTCGCCTACCGGGGCGAACTCCCGGCGGCGCAGGTGCTGGACACCTTCGGCCGGTACGACGCGTTCCTCTTCCCGACGCTGGGCGAGAACTACGGTCACGTGATCGTCGAGAGTCTGGCCGCCGGCTGCCCGGTGATCTGCTCCGACGAGACGCCGTTCAGCGCGCTGATCGCCGAGGCCGGGGGAGCGGTGGTACGCCCCGCGACACCGGCCGCGTTCAGCGCCGTGCTCGACCGGCTCGCCGCCCGGCCGGTGGCCGCTCGTGCCGAGGCGAAACGGCTCGCCGCCCGGAAGTACCGGCTGTGGCGGCGGCAGAACCGGGAACTCCACGTGCTGGAGCACGCCCGTCGGTTCTGCCGCTGA